In a single window of the Insulibacter thermoxylanivorax genome:
- a CDS encoding aminotransferase class IV: protein MIISINGRLVDEREAVISAYDHGFLYGLGLFETFRTYDGRAFLLEQHLARLHEGCALLGIPHQAEPEDVQAEIDCLLAVNGLQDAYIRYSVSAGKQDLGLAQTLPDHPTVVIYIKPLAIVNKWYETGRPIQLLRTIRPKPETTVRLKSFQYMNGWLAKRELAGYAWAHEAEGVQVNELGELTEGIVSNIFFVRKDRLHTPSLAAGALPGITRSYVLRLAAHLGIPSEEGMYTFDDLLQAEEVFLTNSIQEIVPVCTIYDPDGRRTKFPSAVPGPITSALMRGYGDVV from the coding sequence ATGATCATCTCGATCAATGGGCGTCTGGTGGATGAACGGGAGGCGGTCATCTCCGCCTATGACCACGGTTTCTTGTATGGGCTGGGGTTGTTCGAGACCTTTCGCACCTATGACGGCCGAGCCTTCTTGTTGGAGCAGCACTTGGCGCGGCTCCATGAGGGCTGTGCCTTGCTCGGCATCCCGCACCAAGCTGAGCCGGAGGATGTGCAGGCGGAGATCGATTGCTTGCTTGCGGTCAATGGCCTGCAGGATGCCTATATCCGCTACTCGGTATCAGCGGGCAAGCAGGATCTTGGCTTGGCCCAGACCTTGCCGGATCATCCCACGGTCGTTATCTATATCAAGCCATTAGCGATTGTAAATAAGTGGTATGAGACGGGGCGTCCGATTCAACTGCTGCGCACCATTCGCCCAAAACCTGAAACCACTGTTCGGCTCAAGTCGTTTCAATATATGAACGGATGGTTGGCGAAACGGGAACTCGCCGGCTATGCGTGGGCGCATGAGGCAGAGGGGGTGCAGGTCAATGAGCTGGGGGAATTGACCGAAGGGATCGTCAGCAATATCTTCTTCGTGCGGAAGGATCGTCTTCATACGCCTTCTCTTGCCGCCGGTGCTCTTCCCGGGATTACGAGAAGTTATGTTCTAAGACTGGCTGCACATCTGGGCATCCCTTCCGAGGAGGGGATGTACACCTTTGATGACCTGCTTCAGGCAGAGGAGGTATTCCTTACGAATTCCATTCAGGAGATCGTGCCGGTCTGCACGATCTATGATCCCGATGGACGGCGGACGAAGTTTCCTTCGGCGGTGCCCGGCCCCATCACGTCAGCCTTGATGAGGGGC